One part of the Thermanaeromonas sp. C210 genome encodes these proteins:
- a CDS encoding Lrp/AsnC family transcriptional regulator, translating into MEGPFSELEKNIVRFFQGDIPLEPRPFERAARELGISEDEVLDYLRRWQREGIIRRFGAALRHREAGIEANAMIVWQVPSEQIQAAGSRLASFPEVTHCYQRRTAPGWPYNLFAMVHGATRKECEALARRLAAAIDNYNYRILFSTAELKKESMRYFSD; encoded by the coding sequence ATGGAAGGGCCGTTCTCTGAACTGGAGAAGAATATCGTGCGCTTTTTCCAGGGCGACATTCCCTTAGAACCCCGTCCCTTTGAAAGGGCGGCGCGGGAGTTGGGGATCAGTGAAGATGAAGTCCTTGATTATCTCCGGCGCTGGCAAAGGGAAGGGATTATACGGCGCTTCGGCGCCGCCCTCCGCCACCGGGAAGCGGGCATTGAGGCCAATGCCATGATCGTGTGGCAGGTTCCTTCGGAACAAATTCAAGCTGCCGGGAGCCGGCTGGCCTCCTTTCCGGAAGTGACCCACTGCTACCAGCGGAGAACCGCTCCGGGGTGGCCTTACAACCTCTTCGCCATGGTCCACGGGGCTACCCGGAAAGAGTGCGAGGCCCTGGCCCGCAGACTGGCGGCGGCTATTGACAACTACAATTACCGGATCCTTTTCAGCACGGCCGAGCTCAAAAAGGAAAGTATGCGTTATTTCTCGGACTAG
- a CDS encoding cell division FtsA domain-containing protein has translation MEETIFALDVGTRKVAGVILAREKSKLRLRAAVIQEHKERAMVDGQIHNVPLVADVIQQVKEKLERKIRSPLTKVAVAAAGRALITQQAAAEREVDVGEEISGEVVLALEADAVQEAEQLILNRKDAAGDYHCVGYSVINYTLDNSPIGHLVGQRGHRIGVEVIATFLPRVVVDSLVSALLRAGLEMTSLTLEPIAAAALAVPPAMRGLNIALVDVGAGTSDIALAREGSISGYAMVPAAGDEITEYLADKLLLDFNTAEGVKRQLNERERVTFTDIVGNRRELPSHEVVDLLTPAVIELTRQIAEQILLLNGKAPQAVLLIGGGSLTPGLPRALARQLELPEDRVAVRSREVVTDISGSPGFRGPQAITPLGIALTALRREGLTLSQVQVNGRPVQLLGHRRLTVAQALLAAGIPVRRLYGRPGRGIGVEVNGRLHFIRGEPGRPGRIILNGQPVSLDHQVKGGDVLQFIPGENGADARAKVGDLVPETSVKEITFNGRRIILEPVILMNGNAVSRDAEVPDQAKIEYNSLETVADVLRHLGESDDRPVFLNGQRVQREARVKTGDVLETGAKATYRTIKIKLNGKEVELPLGTSQAIFADLFTYLDIGSTPPAGKKTLRMEINNRPAEFTSPLEDGDEIILEWI, from the coding sequence TTGGAGGAGACAATCTTTGCCCTTGATGTCGGAACCCGGAAAGTAGCCGGCGTCATCCTGGCCCGGGAAAAGTCGAAACTGCGCCTCCGCGCCGCAGTTATCCAAGAACACAAAGAGCGGGCCATGGTAGACGGCCAGATCCACAATGTTCCGCTGGTGGCCGATGTTATACAACAAGTAAAGGAAAAACTCGAACGGAAAATCCGTTCTCCCTTGACGAAGGTAGCCGTGGCGGCCGCAGGCCGCGCCCTCATTACGCAGCAAGCCGCGGCGGAAAGGGAGGTTGACGTTGGAGAAGAAATAAGCGGTGAGGTAGTTCTGGCCCTGGAGGCCGACGCCGTTCAAGAGGCAGAGCAGCTTATTCTGAACCGTAAGGACGCCGCCGGTGATTATCACTGCGTCGGATACAGTGTAATTAATTATACTCTGGACAACAGTCCCATAGGCCATCTGGTAGGCCAGCGGGGTCACCGAATAGGAGTGGAAGTCATTGCTACCTTTCTGCCCCGGGTGGTGGTGGATTCCCTGGTTTCCGCCCTCCTGCGGGCGGGGTTGGAGATGACGTCCCTTACTTTAGAGCCCATTGCCGCGGCGGCCTTGGCCGTGCCTCCTGCTATGCGGGGGCTGAACATTGCCCTCGTCGACGTGGGTGCCGGCACTTCGGACATTGCCCTCGCGCGGGAGGGAAGTATTTCCGGTTACGCCATGGTGCCGGCGGCCGGGGATGAAATTACCGAGTACCTGGCCGACAAGCTGCTGTTAGATTTTAATACAGCCGAGGGAGTAAAAAGACAGCTGAACGAAAGGGAACGGGTCACCTTTACGGACATCGTGGGAAACAGGAGAGAATTGCCTTCTCACGAGGTTGTCGACCTCCTGACGCCGGCGGTCATCGAACTCACCCGTCAGATTGCGGAGCAAATTTTGCTTCTTAACGGGAAAGCGCCCCAGGCCGTCTTGCTAATTGGAGGGGGCAGCCTGACCCCGGGCCTTCCCCGTGCTTTAGCCCGTCAACTAGAACTGCCGGAGGATAGGGTAGCCGTTAGGAGCCGGGAAGTGGTAACCGACATCAGCGGTTCGCCCGGCTTTAGGGGTCCCCAGGCCATTACACCCCTGGGGATTGCCCTCACCGCCCTGCGGCGGGAGGGTCTTACCCTGTCCCAAGTACAGGTTAACGGTCGACCGGTCCAGCTCCTGGGTCACCGTAGGCTCACCGTCGCCCAGGCCTTGCTGGCCGCGGGCATACCGGTACGCCGCCTCTACGGCCGCCCCGGGCGGGGCATAGGAGTAGAGGTGAACGGCCGCCTGCATTTTATTAGGGGAGAGCCGGGTAGACCGGGACGGATTATCCTCAACGGGCAGCCTGTCTCCCTGGACCACCAGGTCAAAGGTGGTGATGTACTGCAGTTTATCCCGGGAGAGAACGGCGCCGATGCCCGGGCTAAAGTGGGGGACTTAGTTCCGGAGACTTCGGTTAAGGAGATAACCTTCAATGGACGCAGAATTATCCTCGAGCCGGTTATCCTAATGAACGGGAACGCGGTTTCCCGGGATGCGGAAGTTCCCGATCAGGCCAAGATAGAATATAACTCCCTGGAAACCGTGGCGGACGTGTTGCGCCATTTAGGGGAAAGCGATGACCGGCCGGTATTTTTGAACGGCCAGCGGGTCCAGCGGGAGGCCAGAGTAAAAACAGGCGATGTGCTGGAAACGGGCGCCAAGGCCACCTACCGCACGATAAAGATTAAGTTGAACGGTAAGGAGGTTGAACTCCCGCTAGGGACCAGCCAGGCCATTTTTGCCGACTTGTTTACTTATCTAGATATAGGGTCCACTCCGCCAGCGGGGAAGAAAACCCTCCGCATGGAGATAAACAACCGCCCGGCCGAGTTCACTTCGCCTTTAGAGGACGGCGATGAGATAATCCTGGAATGGATTTAA
- the nirJ2 gene encoding putative heme d1 biosynthesis radical SAM protein NirJ2 — MLISWNTTNQCNLYCDHCYRDAGARAAEELNTDEAKELIDGAVRAGFRIFIFSGGEPLLRPDLLELVTYATSQGLRVVLGTNGTLLTPDLARELRRAGARAVGISLDSCKPEKHDKLRHKTGAWQAALDGMEACRSAGLPFQVHTTVFDWNREELEELTDLAVSLGAKGHHFFFLVPTGRAASLEEEALRAEEYEETIRTVLWKQQQVNIELKPTCAPQFMRLAREMGLSLPYSRGCLAGIAYCLVGPRGHLQPCAYLNLEIGNVREIPLDRLWQESEVLKKLRGQDYGGVCGRCRYRTLCGGCRARAYCFSGDYMAADPWCRYYWGKEERVG, encoded by the coding sequence ATGTTAATCTCCTGGAATACAACAAATCAGTGCAACCTTTATTGCGATCACTGTTACCGCGATGCCGGGGCCAGGGCGGCAGAAGAATTGAACACCGACGAAGCCAAGGAGCTAATCGACGGGGCGGTACGGGCCGGTTTTCGCATTTTCATCTTCAGCGGTGGGGAACCCCTCCTGCGCCCGGATCTCCTAGAGCTGGTGACCTATGCCACTTCCCAAGGTCTCAGGGTAGTCCTGGGAACCAACGGGACCCTTTTGACCCCAGACCTGGCCCGGGAATTGCGCCGGGCCGGAGCCCGTGCTGTGGGGATTTCCCTGGACAGCTGTAAACCCGAAAAGCACGATAAGTTGCGCCACAAGACGGGGGCCTGGCAGGCAGCTTTGGACGGCATGGAGGCCTGCCGGTCGGCGGGCCTGCCTTTTCAAGTCCATACCACGGTTTTCGATTGGAACCGCGAGGAATTGGAGGAGTTGACGGACCTCGCCGTATCCCTGGGAGCCAAGGGTCACCATTTCTTCTTTTTAGTGCCCACCGGCCGGGCAGCCTCCCTGGAGGAAGAGGCCTTAAGGGCCGAGGAATACGAGGAAACCATCAGGACTGTACTGTGGAAACAACAACAGGTAAACATTGAGCTCAAACCCACGTGTGCTCCCCAGTTTATGCGCCTGGCCCGGGAAATGGGGTTGAGCCTGCCCTACAGCCGGGGATGCTTGGCCGGCATAGCTTACTGCCTTGTGGGACCCCGGGGCCACCTCCAGCCCTGTGCCTACTTAAATTTAGAAATCGGCAACGTGCGGGAGATTCCCCTGGATAGGTTATGGCAAGAAAGTGAGGTGCTTAAAAAGCTCCGGGGGCAAGACTACGGGGGCGTTTGCGGCCGCTGTCGCTACCGCACCCTTTGCGGCGGCTGCCGGGCCCGGGCCTACTGTTTTTCCGGCGACTACATGGCCGCCGATCCCTGGTGCCGCTACTACTGGGGAAAGGAGGAACGCGTTGGATAA
- a CDS encoding AsnC family transcriptional regulator, which translates to MDNLDRQLLNLIQQDFPLTGRPYLEIGRRLNLSEGEVIKRLKKLKKAGIVRRIGAVFDLRRLGYVSTLCALKVPPERLVEVAEVVNSFPGVTHNYLREHEYSMWFTLIGPSRQDLERTMEEIKRRTGLTELLELPAERSFKIRVNFNLEVGADNGRAVL; encoded by the coding sequence TTGGATAACCTGGACCGCCAACTTCTGAACCTAATCCAGCAGGATTTTCCCCTTACCGGTCGACCCTACCTGGAGATAGGTCGCCGCCTGAACTTGAGCGAAGGCGAAGTAATAAAACGGCTGAAAAAACTAAAAAAGGCGGGTATCGTCCGCCGGATCGGAGCCGTCTTTGACCTGCGGCGGCTGGGATATGTGAGCACCCTTTGTGCTCTTAAGGTGCCGCCTGAGCGCTTGGTAGAGGTGGCCGAAGTGGTCAATTCTTTTCCCGGCGTTACCCACAATTATCTCCGGGAACATGAATATAGCATGTGGTTTACCTTAATCGGGCCCAGCCGTCAAGACCTGGAGAGGACCATGGAGGAAATAAAAAGGCGAACGGGGTTGACGGAACTTCTGGAACTTCCGGCCGAGCGCTCCTTTAAAATAAGGGTTAATTTTAACCTGGAGGTCGGGGCGGACAATGGAAGGGCCGTTCTCTGA
- a CDS encoding methyl-accepting chemotaxis protein encodes MSNLSVRGSLLLKMTLVFGLIVAIGCLVLSWVSETRAAAALEAEAREAMLKVARQVAETQDSRIQARLYVVESLANKNVIRGRSGDREATLAEKVQLLNEELEKAGSLGFKRLAVLDRDGNAVYQNGSTANLADREYFRRAMEGNTNVSTSMVSKVDQTVIFGYAAPIRHYATGEIVGAVAGIVDGAKFSELVGSVTYGRTGYAFAVDSTGKIIAHKDTQKALDQENILEEAQSDASLASLADVVAKMVQGEEGVSTYTLQGQEMIIAYAPLKTAGWSIAVTAPRDEVLERAASLRQSVLLVSLLVTVLAVVLTYVMARSISTPIADLAQVVTKFAEYDFRFGEKDKASRHLKRKDEVGQIANALAGMQSNLVNLIRDLKTEAQTLSGNSASLSAASEEMASSSDEVAKAIQQVAAGAGEQAGHLQEILGLMENITTNLERVRTALGRVKANSEDTSARAGAGKKELDNLVGSIEGVREAFKVVVEKLEVLRDSVGQVEEILEVINGIAEQTNLLALNAAIEAARAGEAGRGFAVVAEEVRKLAEQSRASSDKIRELLGSITLRTGEVVSTSEKVTSEVASQLNNVENTIKAFDDILAAVTAIGPLVEATYREVEATVQAKDVALERVQSISAVAEETSASAEEISASAEELSASTQEIASNAQQVLEVARRLEGQVERFQV; translated from the coding sequence ATGAGCAATCTCAGTGTCAGGGGAAGTTTATTACTCAAGATGACTCTAGTGTTCGGGTTAATCGTCGCCATTGGGTGTCTGGTATTGTCGTGGGTAAGTGAGACCCGGGCAGCCGCCGCCCTGGAGGCGGAGGCAAGGGAGGCCATGCTGAAGGTGGCGCGCCAGGTTGCCGAAACCCAGGATAGCCGCATCCAGGCTCGGTTGTATGTAGTGGAAAGTCTGGCCAATAAGAATGTAATCCGCGGCAGGTCGGGCGATCGGGAAGCTACCCTTGCAGAGAAGGTTCAGTTGCTGAATGAGGAATTAGAGAAGGCGGGTTCCCTTGGCTTTAAGCGTTTGGCCGTCTTGGACAGGGATGGTAACGCAGTTTACCAGAACGGCAGCACAGCTAACCTCGCCGACAGGGAGTACTTCCGCCGGGCCATGGAGGGTAACACCAATGTTTCCACCAGCATGGTGAGCAAGGTTGATCAGACGGTGATTTTCGGCTATGCCGCTCCCATCCGCCATTATGCTACAGGCGAAATAGTGGGCGCTGTGGCCGGTATAGTAGATGGGGCCAAATTTAGCGAACTGGTGGGAAGCGTCACCTACGGCCGTACGGGGTACGCCTTTGCCGTAGACAGCACGGGGAAGATCATAGCCCACAAGGATACCCAGAAGGCCCTGGACCAGGAGAATATCCTAGAAGAAGCCCAGTCTGATGCCTCCCTGGCCTCTCTGGCGGATGTGGTAGCCAAGATGGTGCAAGGCGAAGAAGGAGTGTCCACTTATACCCTACAGGGTCAGGAGATGATCATCGCCTACGCACCCCTCAAGACCGCCGGCTGGTCCATAGCAGTCACTGCGCCCAGGGATGAGGTGCTGGAGCGGGCGGCCAGCCTGCGACAGTCGGTACTACTCGTATCCCTTTTGGTTACCGTCCTTGCTGTGGTACTGACCTATGTGATGGCCAGAAGCATTTCCACTCCTATCGCGGATTTGGCGCAAGTGGTCACGAAGTTTGCGGAATACGACTTTAGATTTGGTGAAAAAGACAAGGCAAGTCGACACTTGAAGAGAAAAGATGAGGTCGGGCAGATTGCCAATGCCCTCGCCGGCATGCAGAGTAATTTGGTCAATTTGATTAGGGACCTCAAAACGGAGGCCCAGACCCTGTCCGGCAATTCTGCCTCCTTAAGCGCTGCCTCAGAAGAGATGGCGTCATCCTCGGACGAAGTTGCCAAGGCCATTCAGCAGGTGGCCGCCGGAGCCGGGGAACAGGCCGGGCATCTCCAGGAGATATTGGGCCTTATGGAGAACATAACTACCAACCTGGAAAGGGTTAGGACGGCGCTCGGGCGGGTTAAGGCCAACAGCGAGGACACCTCGGCGCGGGCCGGCGCCGGCAAAAAGGAGCTGGATAACCTCGTAGGTTCCATCGAGGGAGTGCGGGAAGCCTTCAAGGTGGTCGTCGAAAAGCTGGAGGTTCTCCGGGACTCCGTCGGCCAGGTGGAGGAGATTTTAGAAGTAATCAACGGAATAGCCGAACAGACCAATCTACTGGCCTTGAACGCGGCCATTGAGGCGGCCAGGGCAGGAGAAGCTGGCCGGGGCTTTGCCGTGGTGGCCGAGGAAGTGCGCAAGCTGGCCGAGCAATCCCGGGCCTCTTCGGACAAGATAAGGGAGCTCCTGGGCAGCATAACTTTACGCACCGGCGAAGTGGTCTCCACCTCCGAAAAGGTAACCTCCGAGGTGGCCAGCCAGCTGAATAACGTAGAGAACACCATCAAGGCCTTTGACGATATACTGGCGGCGGTAACGGCCATAGGGCCTTTGGTAGAAGCAACCTATAGGGAAGTGGAGGCTACAGTACAGGCCAAGGATGTGGCGCTGGAGCGGGTCCAGAGCATAAGCGCCGTGGCTGAAGAAACATCGGCGTCTGCTGAAGAGATATCTGCGTCGGCAGAAGAGCTTTCGGCCTCTACCCAGGAAATAGCCTCCAATGCCCAGCAGGTCTTAGAGGTGGCCAGGCGGCTGGAAGGGCAGGTGGAGCGTTTCCAGGTCTAA
- a CDS encoding transposase, whose translation MAIIPQQRLFGWREIENLGELERLRLVLEYMPDEELMVELEKERANGRDDYPIRAVWNSVLAGIVYQHPSIESLRRELWRNAQLRELCGFDLTKGEKAVPPSWVYSRFLGKLLKKEEKVEEIFYRLVEELREELPGFGEVAAIDGKALASLSRGRKKEKVGELRPDGRREQDADWGCKVYRGKREDGSQWEKVVKWFGFRLHLIVDALYELPLGFKVTKASASEVKEAPKLLERVKEKAPGTFERIKYLTADKAYDSTELIIELWEEYQIKPVIDIRNQWKDGEETKLIAGQESVVYDYKGKVYCYCPETGIKREMAYGGFEKDRETLKYRCPARHYGLRCKGIDKCPVKSSIRIPLKEDRRVFTPLARSSYRWEELYKKRTAVERVNSRLDQSFGFEQHFIRGLKKMSLTCALALAVMLAMALGRIREKKGENLRSLVKAA comes from the coding sequence ATGGCTATTATACCACAACAGAGGCTTTTTGGGTGGAGGGAAATCGAAAATTTAGGGGAGCTCGAACGACTTAGGCTAGTACTTGAATACATGCCGGACGAAGAATTGATGGTGGAACTGGAGAAGGAACGGGCGAATGGGCGGGATGACTATCCCATAAGGGCCGTATGGAACTCTGTACTGGCAGGGATAGTATACCAACATCCTTCGATAGAAAGTTTAAGGCGGGAACTTTGGCGTAATGCCCAATTACGAGAGCTATGCGGATTTGACCTAACGAAGGGAGAAAAAGCCGTACCGCCGTCATGGGTATACAGCCGGTTTTTGGGGAAACTGCTTAAGAAAGAAGAGAAGGTCGAAGAAATATTTTACCGGCTGGTAGAGGAGCTAAGGGAGGAACTACCGGGTTTTGGAGAAGTAGCGGCCATAGACGGCAAAGCCTTGGCGAGCTTAAGTCGTGGGAGGAAGAAGGAAAAAGTGGGGGAGCTTAGACCTGACGGTCGGCGGGAACAAGATGCAGACTGGGGGTGTAAGGTTTACCGGGGTAAGAGGGAAGACGGCAGCCAGTGGGAAAAAGTAGTGAAATGGTTTGGATTTCGGCTGCACCTAATAGTAGATGCCCTATACGAACTGCCTCTAGGGTTTAAAGTTACCAAGGCGTCGGCGAGCGAAGTAAAAGAGGCGCCCAAGCTTCTGGAGAGGGTAAAAGAGAAGGCACCGGGGACCTTTGAAAGGATTAAATATCTTACAGCAGACAAGGCCTACGACTCCACAGAACTAATCATCGAGCTATGGGAAGAGTATCAAATAAAGCCGGTCATAGACATAAGGAACCAATGGAAAGACGGGGAAGAAACTAAACTAATAGCGGGGCAGGAGAGCGTAGTATACGACTATAAGGGGAAAGTATACTGTTACTGTCCGGAGACGGGGATAAAGAGGGAGATGGCCTATGGAGGATTTGAGAAGGACCGGGAAACATTAAAATACCGCTGTCCGGCCAGGCATTATGGGTTAAGATGCAAGGGAATAGATAAATGTCCGGTTAAGAGCAGTATTCGGATACCCCTTAAGGAAGACCGGAGGGTGTTCACGCCGCTAGCACGTTCCAGCTACCGCTGGGAGGAACTTTACAAGAAGCGTACAGCGGTGGAGCGAGTAAACAGCCGATTAGACCAGAGTTTTGGTTTTGAGCAACACTTTATTCGAGGATTAAAGAAGATGAGTTTAACATGCGCTCTAGCGTTAGCGGTGATGCTGGCCATGGCGCTAGGGAGGATACGAGAAAAGAAAGGAGAAAACCTACGCAGTTTAGTAAAGGCAGCCTAA
- a CDS encoding QueT transporter family protein, with product MIAAVYAVITIVLAPISFGMVQVRVAEALTLLPIIFPEAIWGLFLGCLISNIFGGMGPIDIFLGSLTTLVAAWLTYRLRGSPLAYVPPIVLNGLIVGAYLSFLLQVNLFLCIVSVSAGEAVAVLGLGIPLLRRLRKLYRQE from the coding sequence ATCATTGCGGCGGTCTACGCTGTTATCACCATCGTGTTGGCTCCCATCAGTTTCGGCATGGTGCAAGTGCGAGTTGCCGAGGCCCTCACCCTGCTGCCTATAATATTTCCCGAAGCCATATGGGGGCTTTTCCTGGGCTGTTTAATCAGCAACATCTTTGGGGGAATGGGGCCTATCGACATTTTCTTGGGCAGCCTTACTACCCTCGTGGCCGCCTGGCTTACTTATCGCTTGCGCGGTTCTCCTCTCGCCTATGTACCGCCCATAGTCCTTAACGGGCTCATCGTAGGAGCTTATTTATCGTTTTTGCTGCAAGTAAATCTATTCCTTTGCATTGTCAGTGTTTCGGCCGGGGAAGCCGTGGCGGTATTGGGTCTGGGCATCCCCCTGTTGCGCCGGCTGCGCAAGTTATACCGGCAGGAATAG
- the hemL gene encoding glutamate-1-semialdehyde 2,1-aminomutase: protein MTVYKEWPRSSRAYAEAVKVMPGGVNSPVRAFKAVGMDPPFISRGAGSKIYDIDGHEYIDFVGSWGPLILGHRHPEVTAALEKTLKEMGTSFGAPTELETELARAITEAVPSVEMVRLVNSGTEAVMSAIRLARAFTGREKIIKFAGCYHGHADYLLIKAGSGALTFGVPTSPGVPKGTAENSLVARYNDLDSVKEIFRHVGEEIAAVIVEPVAGNMGCVPPRPGFLAGLRELTKKYGALLIFDEVMTGFRVAYGGAQELYGVRPDLTCLGKVIGGGLPVGAYGGPKEIMERVAPAGPVYQAGTLSGNPLAVAAGLATLKILGRGGAYEALENKARFLEEGFREALEEAGVVATINRVGSMFTVFFTSGEVYDYETALSSDTGSFARYFRSMLEQGIYLPPSQFEAAFVSLAHTREDLEKTIEAAKGAFKALHRAG from the coding sequence ATGACAGTGTATAAGGAGTGGCCGCGTTCCAGCCGGGCCTACGCCGAGGCCGTGAAGGTAATGCCCGGAGGCGTGAACAGTCCGGTACGGGCCTTTAAGGCAGTAGGCATGGACCCGCCCTTTATAAGTCGCGGGGCAGGTTCGAAGATCTACGACATTGACGGTCACGAATATATCGATTTTGTAGGATCATGGGGTCCCCTGATCCTGGGCCACCGGCACCCGGAAGTCACGGCGGCCCTGGAGAAAACCCTCAAGGAAATGGGCACGAGTTTTGGTGCCCCTACGGAATTAGAAACGGAGCTGGCCCGCGCAATCACGGAAGCCGTTCCCTCCGTCGAGATGGTGCGCCTGGTGAATTCGGGCACCGAGGCCGTTATGAGTGCTATAAGGCTGGCCCGGGCTTTCACCGGAAGGGAGAAAATTATAAAGTTCGCCGGGTGCTACCACGGCCACGCCGATTATCTCCTCATCAAGGCGGGCTCCGGCGCCCTTACCTTCGGGGTACCTACCAGCCCCGGCGTACCAAAGGGTACGGCGGAAAATTCCCTGGTGGCTCGCTACAACGATCTGGACAGCGTCAAGGAGATTTTCCGCCACGTGGGGGAAGAAATCGCAGCGGTGATAGTAGAACCGGTGGCCGGGAATATGGGTTGCGTCCCCCCCAGACCAGGTTTCCTGGCCGGTCTGCGTGAGCTGACTAAGAAGTACGGGGCCCTGCTTATTTTTGACGAGGTCATGACCGGCTTCCGCGTGGCTTACGGCGGTGCGCAGGAGCTTTACGGCGTGCGTCCAGACCTTACCTGCCTAGGTAAAGTAATTGGCGGCGGGCTGCCGGTTGGAGCCTATGGAGGTCCCAAGGAAATAATGGAGCGGGTGGCTCCGGCCGGGCCCGTCTATCAGGCCGGCACCCTTTCAGGCAACCCCCTGGCGGTAGCCGCCGGGCTGGCGACCCTTAAGATTTTGGGACGCGGGGGAGCGTACGAAGCTTTGGAAAACAAGGCCAGATTTTTGGAAGAAGGCTTTCGGGAGGCCTTAGAGGAAGCAGGAGTGGTAGCGACCATCAATCGCGTGGGGAGCATGTTTACCGTTTTCTTTACTTCCGGAGAGGTGTACGATTACGAAACCGCCCTTTCCTCGGATACCGGCTCCTTTGCCCGGTATTTTCGCTCTATGTTGGAACAAGGTATATACTTGCCCCCCTCCCAGTTTGAGGCCGCTTTCGTATCCCTGGCCCATACCAGGGAGGACCTGGAAAAAACCATTGAAGCAGCCAAGGGCGCCTTTAAAGCCCTGCACCGGGCGGGATAA
- a CDS encoding sensor domain-containing diguanylate cyclase, with product MVRPAAAILTFGVLYLIARANYLLYHALVEIFSVVVAFLIFAISWLVRDREHDSFPSAIGVGYAFVGLLDITHTIAYRGMGIFAQTGANPATQLWISARWLEAVTLLTAPFVHTIRARTLLWWTYGAFFGLVLLAIFWWKVFPICYVEGSGLTTFKIGAEYGVIGVLVLTLLVLRKHSPQIPPVLVRYLSYAIVATIVSEFCFTLYVDVYDLANFAGHLVKVASYYLLFCGIVERCIREPLANLYYSLQKENMRLKREASLDSLTGLFNRGAALLLIEAKLRESRVAREPFSLMMIDIDHFKQVNDTHGHQIGDAVLRELGNLILGTVRSGEDIVGRYGGEEFILAMGNTDAARATAVAERIRQEVAEHIFASPCGKPLKVTVSVGVVEARRGEPVEEIIRRADEALYQAKARGRNRAEVMG from the coding sequence TTGGTCCGGCCGGCTGCGGCGATCCTCACGTTCGGCGTCCTTTATCTGATAGCGCGGGCCAACTACCTCCTCTACCACGCCCTGGTGGAAATATTTAGCGTGGTGGTAGCTTTCCTGATCTTTGCCATTTCTTGGCTGGTCAGGGACCGAGAACACGACTCTTTTCCCAGCGCTATCGGCGTGGGTTACGCCTTTGTGGGGCTTCTTGACATCACCCACACCATCGCCTACCGGGGCATGGGGATCTTCGCCCAAACCGGGGCCAACCCGGCCACCCAGCTATGGATAAGTGCCAGGTGGCTGGAAGCCGTTACCCTCCTTACAGCCCCCTTCGTCCATACGATTAGAGCCCGAACCCTCCTGTGGTGGACCTATGGGGCCTTTTTCGGCCTCGTGCTGCTGGCCATATTCTGGTGGAAGGTTTTCCCCATCTGTTACGTAGAGGGTTCGGGCCTCACTACTTTTAAAATAGGGGCCGAGTACGGGGTAATCGGCGTTCTGGTTCTGACCCTTTTGGTACTGCGCAAGCATAGCCCCCAAATACCTCCCGTTTTGGTAAGGTACCTTTCTTATGCTATTGTTGCTACTATTGTCAGTGAATTTTGCTTCACCCTGTACGTCGATGTTTATGACTTAGCAAATTTTGCCGGACACCTGGTAAAAGTGGCGAGCTATTACCTGCTCTTCTGCGGGATTGTCGAGAGGTGCATTCGGGAACCCCTCGCTAACCTCTACTACAGCCTCCAGAAGGAGAACATGCGCCTAAAGCGTGAGGCTTCCCTGGACTCCCTGACGGGTCTTTTTAACCGGGGGGCCGCTCTATTGTTAATCGAGGCCAAGTTGCGGGAGAGCCGTGTTGCCCGGGAGCCCTTCAGCCTGATGATGATCGACATCGACCACTTTAAGCAGGTCAACGATACCCACGGGCACCAGATCGGTGACGCCGTCCTAAGGGAGCTGGGTAACTTGATTCTTGGCACCGTGCGGTCCGGCGAAGATATTGTAGGGAGGTACGGTGGGGAAGAATTCATTTTGGCCATGGGCAATACCGATGCCGCCCGGGCCACCGCCGTAGCCGAGCGCATACGGCAGGAGGTCGCAGAGCATATCTTCGCATCTCCCTGCGGCAAGCCCCTTAAAGTGACGGTGAGCGTGGGTGTAGTGGAGGCCAGGCGAGGAGAACCGGTAGAAGAGATTATCCGGCGCGCCGATGAAGCGCTGTATCAGGCCAAGGCCAGGGGCCGCAATCGCGCCGAAGTTATGGGATGA